One Streptomyces dangxiongensis genomic window, AGGCGTCGAACACCAAGGTGCACCGGGAACTGTGATGCCCCCTGACAGTCAGCCAGTCGGCTGACTGACTGAGACGTCACTCTATAGTCAGTCAGGTGACGAACTCAGTGGACCGGCGGGTACGGGCGTCCCAGAAGCGGCGGCGGCTCACGGCGGCGGCGGCCCGGGTCCTGCACGGGCAGGGTGTGGAGCGCACCACCCTCGCCGACATCGCGCGCGAGGCCGGCGTCCCGGCCGGGAACGTCTACTACTACTTCAAGACCAAGGACGAGCTGGTCCGGGCCGCACTCTCGGAGCACCGCGCCCACCTGGACGAACTCACCGCCGCGCTGGAGGAGTCGGCGGACCCGCGCGACCGCCTCAAGGGCCTGGTCAAGGCCTGGGTCGACCAGCGCGAGACCGCCGCCCGCCACGGCTGCCCCACCGGCACCCTGGCCGTCGAACTCGGCAAACGCGCCGACGGCACCCTGGACGCGGAGGCCGGCGCGGTGATCCGGCACCTGCTGGACTGGGCCGCCGCGCAGTTCCGCGCACTGGCCCTGCCCGCACCGGACGACCTCGCCCTCACCCTGGTCTCGGCCTACCAGGGCATGTCCCTGCTGGCCAACGCCCTGCGCGACCCGACGGTCATGACCCGCGAGGGCGCCCGGCTGCTGCGCTGGCTGGACGCCCTCGGGGGGCCGGACGGACCCGACGGCCCCGGCGCGCGGTGATCAGCCCTTCACGCAGACGACCTGCTTCAGCTTCGCCACGACCTGGACCAGATCCCGCTGCTGGTCGATGACCTGCTCGATCGGCTTGTAGGCGGCCGGGATCTCGTCCACGACGCCGGAGTCCTTGCGGCACTCCACGCCCCGGGTCTGCTCCTCCAGGTCCTGCGCCGAGAAGCGCCGCTTGGCCGCGTTGCGGCTCATGCGCCGGCCCGCGCCGTGGGACGCGGAGTTGAAGGCCAGCTCGTTGCCGAGGCCCCGCACGATGTACGACCCCGTGCCCATCGAGCCGGGGATGATCCCGTACTCGCCGGAGCCGGCCCGGATCGCGCCCTTACGGGTCACGAGCAGGTCCATGCCGTCGTAGCGCTCCTCCGACACGTAGTTGTGGTGGCAGGAGATCTCCGGCTCGAAGACCGGCCGGGCCTTCTTGAACTCCTTGCGGACCACGTCCTTCAGGAGCGCCATCATGAGCGTGCGGTTGTACTTGGCGTACTCCTGGGCCCAGAAGAGGTCGTTGCGGTAGGCCGCCATCTGCGGGGTGTCCGCCACGAAGATGGCGAGGTCGCGGTCGACGAGGCCCTGGTTGTGCGGGAGTTGCCGGGCGACGCCGATGTGGTGCTCGGCGAGTTCCTTGCCGATGTTGCGGGAGCCGGAGTGGAGCATGAGCCAGACGGAGTCGTCGTCACTCACGCAGACCTCGACGAAGTGGTTGCCCGAACCGAGCGTCCCCATCTGCGCGACCGCCCGGCTCCTGCGGAAGTGCACCGCGTCCGCGACCCCGTCGAACCGGCCCCAGAAGTCCTCCCACCCGGACGTGGCCAGCCCGTGGAAGCCGCCCGGCTCGACCGGGTCCTCGTGCATCCCGCGTCCGACCGGGATGGCCTGCTCGATCTTCGACCGCAGCCGCGACAGGTCCCCGGGGAGGTCGCCCGCGGTGAGCGACGTCCGCACCGCGGACATGCCGCAGCCGATGTCCACGCCGACCGCCGCCGGGCACACCGCGTCCTGCATCGCGATGACCGACCCGACCGTCGCGCCCTTGCCGTAGTGCACGTCCGGCATCACGGCCAGACCCTTGATCCACGGCAGGGTCGCCACGTTCTGGAGCTGGCGCAGGGCCACGTCCTCGACCGCCGCCGGGTCCGTCCACATCCGGATCGGCGTCCTAGCACCCGGTATCTCCACGTACGACATACGTTCCTCATTCCCCCGGAACCGACAAAAAAGGCTAAAAGGCCATAAGCAGCAGAACGCAAAAGCGGCGCCGAGGTCGATGAAATGGGACAGGGGACCGGCGTCCGAGGCAGTGCGTGCGATACACATTGTCTCCAGTGGACGCCCCGCCGCGGCAAGCGAATAACCGGCGGGGACACTGGAGCACCAGCGATCACAGACCGTCGAGAGGAGCCCGACCGTGCAGCGGAAGGCGTACGTACCCGGCACCGCCGCCCTCCTCGCGGCGCTGCTGGCCGGCTGCACGAGCGGCTCCGGGGACGCCGATCCGGCGGACAACGCCAATCCGGGCGACGCCGGCACGACCGCGGTCGCCGCCCAGCCCGGCAAGTACCGCACGCTGCCCGAGCCCTGCGGCGCGGTCGGCCACGACAACCTGGCCGCGCTGCTGCCCGGCATCCAGCAGATCACCGACCCCGACCAGCGGGACAAGGCCTACCAGGGCGAGGCCACCCTCACGTACGACACCGACCGCAAGGTCGGCTGCCGCTGGAAGGTCGAGTCGGCCGGCGCCACGGACCGCCTGTCGGTCGACTTCGAGCGCGTCGTGTCGTACGACAACGCGGTCAGCGACGACGACCAGGCGCAGAAGCTGTTCCAGGAGAAGGAGACGGCCGCCGACCTCCCCGAGCCGAGCGGCGCCGCGGCGACGGCCGCCGTGCCGGCGGCCACCCCCTCCACGGCGGACTCCACGGACCCCTCCGCGGGCGAGGACAGCTCCCCGTCCGCGACGCGGTCCTCCCCGGCGGCCTCGGCGTCCTCGGCGTCACCCGCCGGCGCCCCGCCCGCCGACCTCCAGCCGCGCGCCCTGACCGACCTCGGTGACGAGGCGTATCTGGACGACCAGCTCAGCACGTCCGTCTCGACGGCCGAACAGCGGACGGTGACTGTGGTGTTCCGCACGTCCAACGTCGTCGTCACCCTCCAGTACGAGGAGCAGCCGACGGCCACCGGAACGGTCCCGGACAGCAAGGAAATGCAGGACAGGGCCGGTGAGCTGGCCTCTCAACTGGCCGACGCGTTCACCGGTTGACGGCCGTCACGGCCTCACCTCCGCCCGCCCGCAAAGGAGTCGGACGCGAACCGCACAGCTCCTTCACCGCGTACCGTGGCCCCGCAGGAACCCGCACGAACACCGAGCGTCATGAGTGAAGGAACCATGCAGCGAGCAGCCCAGCGAGACGACCGTGCCCCGGAGGTACCTCCCACGCCGTCTAGGCAGTCGGGGAGCGACCGGCGGGCCAGGCGCCTGCGCCGCGCCCTTGTCTGCGCGGCCGCCGTCCCGGCGCTGCTGATCACGGCCGCGTGCTCCTCCGACTCCGGGGACTCCAAGGCCAAGGCCGGCAGCGAGGGCACACCGCAGTCCACGGCCGGCAGCACCACGCCCTCGGCGAGCGCGTCCCCGACCGTGCGGCCCGCCGCCTATCACAAGCTTCCCGAGCCCTGCGGTGCGCTGTCGAAGAAGACCCTGACCGAACTGGTGCCCAAGGGTGCGAAGTCGGGCAAGGACGGCAGCTCGGACGACCCGTCGGCACGCTCCTCCTGCTCCTGGGACAGCCTGGACAACAACGGCGTCAAGGGCTCCCAGTTCCGCTGGCTGCACGTCTCCCTGCTGCGCTTCGACTCGGACGCCACGCGCGGCTCCGGCGACGACCAGGCCCACACGTACTTCGGCCGGCAGTCCGAGGACGCGAAGGCCGTGGACGGCGCCAAGAACGTCAAGGTCGTCCCGCTGAGCGGCACGGGCGCGGAGGCCACCGCGGTGCGCTACGACCTGAAGAAGAAGGAAGGCCTCTTCCGGCAGCAGACGGCCGTCGCCCGGGTCGAGAACGTCGTCGTCACCGTGGACTACAACGGCGCCGGTCTCGCGGGTGAGAAGACCCCGTCCGCCGACGACCTGACGAAGGCCGCGGAGAAGGCCCTGAAGGAGGCGGTCGCGTCCGTCTCCGCGGCCAACGGTGAGGGTTCCGCGCAGAATTCGGCGACGACGCCGCCCGCGTCGCCGTCCGCGTCGGCGTCGGCGTCCAGGACGGCGTCGCACTCACCGTCCGGGGCGCCGTCGAAGTCCGCCTCCGAGGCGCCGTCGAAGTCGCCCTCGGCGAGGGCGTCCGCGGCCAAGGCGGCCGTCGCGAAGAGCTGACCGGAGGGCCGTGGCGGCCTACCGACAGCGCGTTCGCCGCACACGTGTGCCACTCTGTTGCGCGCAACAACACGCAAGGGGAGGGGAGTACGAGTGGCCGCGCCACTGCCGCAGCTCACTCGGATGCACCGCGTACTCATCGGCGTGGTCGTGACCGGCGCTTTGATCATCGCCGGGATCGGCTTCGCCGGCTCGTACGCGGCCGTCCGTGAGCTGGCCGTCAAGAAGGGCTTCGGGAACTTCTCCTATGTGTTCCCGGTGGGTATCGACGCGGGCATCTGTGTCCTGCTCTCCCTCGACCTGCTGCTGACCTGGATCCGCATCCCGTTCCCGCTCCTGCGCCAGACGGCGTGGCTCCTGACGGCGGCGACGATCGCCTTCAACGGCGCCGCCGCCTGGCCGGACCCGCTGGGCGTGGGCATGCACGCGGTGATCCCCATCCTGTTCGTCGTGTCCGTGGAAGCCGCCCGCCACGCGGTCGGCCGCATCGCCGACATCACGGCGGACAAGCACATGGAGGGAGTCCGCCTCACCCGCTGGCTCCTCTCCCCGCTCCCCACGTTCCTGCTGTGGCGCCGCATGAAGCTGTGGGAGCTGCGCTCCTACGAGCAGGTCATCAAGCTGGAGCAGGAACGTCTCGTCTACCAGGCCCGCCTGCGTTCCCGGTTCGGCCGGGCCTGGCGCCGCAAGGCCCCGGTGGAGTCCCTGATGCCCCTGCGCCTGGCCCGCTACGGCGTTCCCCTGGCGGAGACGGCCCCGGCGGGCCTGGCGGCGGCGGGCATCGACCCGGCGCTCCTGCCGTCGGCCCCGCGACCGGCGCAGCCGGCGAGGGCGGCCGGTCCGGCCGCCCTCGCGGGCGGAGCCGGGGCGGCGCCCGCCCCGCAGCGGGCGGAGCCGTCCGGCGAGCAGCGCCCCGAGCCGCCCGTGGACGAGGAGAGCCCCTGGTTCCAGGCGCCGCGGGAGATCGAGTACCACGGCGGCTACGACCCGGCCTACGAGCCGCCCCCCGAGCCGCAGTACGAACCCGAGGAACAGTACGAGGACTGGTACGACGAGCAGCCCCCGGAGCAGTTCCAGCAGCCCTCCCCGGAGGAGACCGGCAGCTTCCCCATCCCGGTGGGCCCGCACCGCACCCGTGAACTGGGCGAGGGCGGCGGCATCCCGGAGCCGGAGCCGACCGAGGAGGACTACTACCAGGTCTTCCGCAAGTCGATCGACGGCAGCTATCCCACGGCCGCCCAGTTCCGGGACGACGTGGAGGCGACCTTCGGCATCGCGCTGCCCCTCCAGGAGGCCACCCGCATGGTGAACCGTTTCACCAACCGGCACACGGCGCAGCTCCAGGACGACCACATCGCCTGAGAGACGACGGCATGACGGCATGAGGAAGGGGCCCTCCGCGGAGGGCCCCTTCCTCATGCGCCGTGACTCACGCGCCGTGACTCACGCGCTCACTGACGCGCCGTCACTCCCCGAGCAGCTCCCGCACCCGCTCCTGCCCCACGGCGAGCAGCAGCGTGGGCAGCCGGGGGCCGGTGTCCCGCCCGACCAGCAGGTGGTACAGCAGGGCGAAGAACGCCCGCTGGGCCGTCTTGATCTCAGCCGGCAGCTCCTTGGGCGTGGCGTCGGCGGAGAAGCCGGCCTGCACCTTCGGCACGCCGTACACGAGGTGGGTCAGCCCGTCGAGCGACCAGTTCGCGGCGAGCCCGTCGAGCAGCAGCCGCAGCGACTCACGGGAGGCGTCGTCGAGGGACTTCAGCAGCTCGGCGTCCGGCTCGGCCCGGACGACGGTCCGCTGGTCGGCGGGCACCTGGGTGTTGATCCACGCCTCGGCCCGGTCGAATCGCGGGCGGACCTCGTCCAGCGAGGCCAGCGGCTGCTCCGGGTCCAGCTCGGACAGGATCCGCAGCGCCTGGTCCTCGTGCCCGGCGGTGATGTCGGCGACGGACGCGAGCGTGCGGTACGGCAGCGGACGCGGCGTCCGCGGCAGGTCACCGGCGGCGGTGCCGACGGCCCGCGCGTGGGCGGCGACGTCCGCGGGCAGGGCGGAGCCGTCGGCGACCTTGCCCGCCAGCTTGTCCCACTCGTCGTACAGCCGCTGGATCTCCTGGTCGAAAGCGATCTTGAAGGACTGGTTGGGCCGGCGCCGGGCGTACAGCCAGCGCAGAAGCTGCGGCTCCATGATCTTCAGCGCGTCCGCCGGGGTCGGCACCCCGCCGCGCGAGGACGACATCTTGGCCATGCCGCTGATGCCGACGAAGGCGTACATGGGCCCGATCGGCTGCTTGCCGCCGAAGATGCCGACGATCTGCCCGCCGACCTGGAAGGACGACCCCGGGGAGGAGTGGTCGACGCCGCTGGGCTCGAAGACGACGCCCTCGTACGCCCACCGCATCGGCCAGTCGACCTTCCAGACCAGCTTGCCGCGGTCGAACTCGCTGAGCCGCACGGTCTCCGAGAAACCGCACACGGTGCACGTGTACGACAGCTCGGTGCTGTCGTCGTCGTAGGAGGTGACCGTCGTCAGGTCCTTCTCGCAGTTGCCGCAGTACGGCTTGTACGGGAAGTACCCGGCGGAGCCGGAGCTGCCGTCGTCCTCGGCCGCGGCGCCGGAGCCCTCCGCGGCCTCCAGCTCGGCCTCGTCCAGCGGCTTCTGCTGCTGCTTCTTGGCCGGGGCCTTCTTCGTGCGGTACTGGTCGAGGATCGCGTCGATGTCACCGCGGTGCTTCATGGCGTGCAGGATCTGCTCGCGGTAGGCGCCCGAGGTGTACTGCGCGGTCTGGCTGATCCCGTCGAACTCGACGCCCAGCTCGGCCAGCGACTCGGTCATCGCCGCCTTGAAGTGCTCGGCCCAGTTCGGGTGCGGGGAGCCCTTCGGCGCCGGGACCGAGGTCAGCGGCTTGCCGAGGTGCTCGGCCCAGGACTCGTCGACGCCCGCGACGCCGGCCGGCACCTTGCGGTAGCGGTCGTAGTCGTCCCAGGAGATCAGGTGCCGCACCCGGTGACCGCGGCGGCGGATCTCGTCGGCGACCAGGTGCGGGGTCATGACCTCCCGCAGGTTTCCGAGGTGGATCGGGCCGGAGGGGGAAAGGCCGGACGCGACGACGATCGCCGCGGCCTCGGGGTCCGGCGTCACTTTGCCGGGGGCACGGCGCTCCGACTCCTCGATGACCTCATCCGCGAAACGGGAGACCCAGTCGGTGGTCTCGGTGCTCTGAGCCACGATCGGCACGTCCTTCTTTCTGAACGGGTGACACCCCATTGTCACAGACCCGCTCGCGACCAGGAAAATCACTTTGCCCCCCATGGGATACTGGCCGGGTCTATCCATCCGACGAGGAGAACGGCACCCCTTCCTATGGCCTCGGTCACGTCCCTCACCGATTCCGTCCAGCAGCGCCTCGCGTCCGCCCTCTCGGCCACCCTGCCGGAGGCCGCCGACGCCGACCCGCTGCTGCGACGAAGCGACCGGGCGGACTACCAGGCCAACGGCATCCTCGCGCTCGCCAAGAAGACCAAGGCCAACCCGCGGGAGCTGGCCGCCCAGGTCGTCGCCCGCGTCGAGTCCGGCGACCTGATCAAGGACATCGAGGTCTCGGGCCCCGGCTTCCTGAACATCACCATCGGCGACAGCGCCATCACCACCACGCTGGCGGAGCGCTACGCGGACGAGACCGGCCGCCTCGGCGTGCCGTACGCCGCCACGCCCGGTACGACGGTGATCGACTACGCCCAGCCGAACGTGGCGAAGGAGATGCACGTCGGCCACCTGCGGAGCGCGGTGATCGGCGACTCGGTGGTGGAGCTGCTGGAGTTCACCGGCGAGAACGTGGTCCGGCGGCACCACATCGGCGACTGGGGCACCCAGTTCGGCATGCTCATCCAGTACCTGGACGAGCACCCGCACGAGCTGGACCACAAGGACGCCCAGATCTCGGGCGAGGAGGCGATGTCGAACCTCGACCGCCTCTACAAGGCCGCGCGCAGGCTGTTCGACTCCGACGAGGCGTTCAAGACGCGGGCCCGCCGCCGGGTGGTCGACCTCCAGGCCGGCGACCCGCACACGCTCGCCGTGTGGCAGCGGTTCGTGGACGAGTCGAAGATCTACTTCTTCTCCGTCTTCGAGAAGCTGGACATGGAGGTCCGGGACGCCGACATCGTCGGCGAGTCCGGCTACAACGACATGCTGGCCGAGACCTGCCGCCTGCTGGAGGAGTCGGGCGTGGCCGTCCGCTCCGAGGGCGCCCTCTGCGTCTTCTTCGAGGACATCAAGGGCCCGGACGGCGACCCGGTCCCGCTGATCGTGCAGAAGTCGGACGGCGGCTACGGCTACGCGGCCACCGACCTGTCCGCGATCCGTGACCGCGTCTTCAACCTGAAGGCGAGCACCCTGCTCTACGTCGTCGACGCCCGCCAGGCGCTGCACTTCCGGATGGTCTTCGAGACCGCCCGCCGGGCCGGCTGGCTGAACGACGACGTCACCGCGGTCCAGCTCGCCTTCGGCACGGTCCTCGGCAAGGACGGCAAGCCGTTCAAGACGCGTGAGGGCGAGACGGTCCGCCTGGTCGACCTGCTCGACGAGGCGATCGAGCGCGCGTCGGCCGTGGTCCGCGAGAAGGCCCAGGACCTCTCCGAGGAGGAGATCGCCGAGCGGGGCGCCCAGGTGGGCATCGGCGCGGTGAAGTACGCCGACCTGTCGACGTCGGCGAACCGGGACTACAAGTTCGACCTGGACCAGATGGTCTCGCTGCACGGCGACACGTCCGTCTACCTCCAGTACGCCTACGCCCGTATCCGGTCGATCCTGCGCAAGGCCGGCGAGGTCCGCCCGGCGGCCCGCCCGGAGCTGGCCCTGGCCGACGCCGAGCGCGCCCTCGGCCTGCACCTGGACTCCTTCGCGGAGGCCGTGGCGGAGGCGGCCAGGGAGTACGCCCCGCACAAGCTGGCGGCGTACCTCTACCAGCTTGCGTCCCTGTTCACGACGTTCTACGACAAGTGCCCGGTCCTGCGGGCCGAGACGCCGGAGCAGGTGCAGAACCGCCTCTTCCTGTGCGACGTGACGGCCCGCACCCTGCACCGGGGCATGGCCCTGCTGGGCATCCGGACCCCCGAGAAGCTCTGATCCGCAGCCCTTAGAGTCTGTGGAGACCCTCTCCACAGACCGAAAGGCGACCCGATGCCCGAGCCCGTCCCCGATCCGACCGTGGCCCACTTCGGCGCGGACGGCATGCGCCGGTTCACGGTGCCCGGCTCGTACGGGATACGGCTGCCCGACACGGCCCGTGAGGTCCTGGCGGCCACCGGTGTTCCCCTGCACGTGACGCCGTACTTCACGGCGGCCGGTGACACCGACGGGCCCACCCTGGGCATGACCGCCGGGCACCGCGGAGTGCGGGCGCCCGCCGGGCGGGAGGACTGGCTGCGGATCGGCACGGACCCGCTGGCGCATCTGTGCGTGCGGCCGGACGGCGCGGTGCAGGCGGTGTTCGTGGGGCTGGAGGAGGACGACATGTTCGTCAGCTCCGGCGTCCCGGAGTTCAACGCCGCGCTGGCGGCGCTGGACCGACGGCTCCCGGTGATCGCCGCCTCGACCAGCCTGCCGGTGGCCGCGGCGGCGTTCCGCGAGCTGAACGCCGAACTGCGGCAGATCGACGCCGACGCCTTCGCGGAGCGCGAGAGCTGGTGGCCGAAGGTCCTGGACGACGTGCGGCACACCCTCAACTTCCCGTTCTCGTCGGCGTTCGAGTACGTCGACGCGGCGGGCGACAAGCGAATCGTCACCGACGCGACGGGCCCGGGACGCCCGCACCCCGAGGAGCTGGTCTGGCACCGGCTGCGGGCGGAAGGCGTCGCTCCCGAGCAGGTGCGGCGCGTCTACTGCGAGCTGGAACCCTGCATGATGCCGGGCCACTACTGCGCCGCATGGCTGCAAACCACCTTCCCCCACGCGGAGTTCACTCACAGCTTCGACTACGGCTCCACCGCCGGGTCCCGTGAGGAGGGACTCAAGGAGTTGATCACGTACGCGGCGGAGCAGGCGGACCGCGGGTGACACCGCCGGGAGGGACGGCGTCGGGAGAGGGGCAACCGCCCGTGGCCGAGGAGAAGTGGGGGCGCCCGGCGGCGGGACGCGAGCCTGCCGCCGCGGCCCTGCTGGCCTGGCTGGCCGACGCGGACGCGCCCCGGCTGTGTCTGGTGACCGGGAGCGCGGGCTGTGGCAAGTCGACGCTGCTGGCCTGGCTGGTGGGACACGGCACGCGGCCGGGAGTGCGCGCGGAACGCCGGGTGCACGGCTTCGTCCCGCTGGCCGGTGAAAGCGTGCTCACGGCCACGTGGACACTGGCTCAGCAGCTACTCGTGTCCGCGCGCACCCCGGGCGAGCTGGTGAGCGCGTTGGCCGCGGACAAACGCCCCACGGTGCTGGTGCTGCCGGAGCTGCACGCGGCCGACGACCCGGCGACGGTCGCGGAACTCGTCCTGCGGCTGCTGGAGTCGCGGCACGTCCGGCTGATCGTGGAACTGCGCGGCGGCGGTTGCCCGGTCCATGGCCTCCTGGCCGGGCGTGCCGCGGTGATGGACCTCGACGAGGCACGGTGGACCGACCCGGAGCGGTACGCGCTGTGGGCCGCGGCCGGCGGCTCCGCCGCCCGGCCGGCCGACGCGGGAACCGGAACACCGCTTCCCCCTGCCGACCTGGATGATCCCGCGGCGGTCTGTGCCGCGGACCCGTGGCAGGTGACGCGCCTGTACGAGCGCTCCGGGCACGACCACGGCGGTCTGCGGACGGCGTGGTTGCGGGCGGGAGCGTCCCTGACCCGTGCACGGGACTCCGCGGAACGGGCCCTGGTCCTGCTGGCCGCATCGGGTGACGACGTCGATCCGCGACTCCCGCGGAGGCTCGCGGACCTGGCCGGGGGCGCCGCGTGGCAGGTCGTCTGGCGCAGGGTGCGCGGGGACGTCCGGCCGCCGTGGCCGGGGCCGGCACACGCGCTCTCGGCCGGGCGCGGGGAACTCGCCGGGATCGTACTCGTGGCCGACCACCAGGGAACGGTCCGCCTGGTGGACGAGAAGGACGCCGGTCCGGTCGGCCGACTGCCGCGGCCCGTGCGGCGGGCGCGCACCGTGGCCGCCGGGTCCGACGGGACGGTGTTCCTCCTCGACGGACGCACAGGGGCTGCCGCACACCCGGCGCGGTCCCGCCACGTCGAGAGCCACGGGTCTCTCGGCGCTGCTGGCCGACGGCCCCACGCCTCACGAACGCCTGGTCCAGGCCGCGGCGACCCGGCTGGGGCGGCCGGCCGAGGCGTTGGCGGTCGCCGAGGCACTGCTCGCCGTGGCGGACGACACGGGGCGGGTACACGCCTTCCCGACGGACGGGAACGGTGACGGTCCACCGGCGCATACGGTCCGGTTGCACGAAGGAGACGTCACCGCTCTGGCCGCGCTGGACCTCGCCGTGTCCGACGACGCGAGCGTCCCCCTGATCTACAGCGGTGGTGCCGACGGGACGGTGCGGGCCTGGAGCCCCGGGGCCGAGCCGCCGGCTTCTCCTGTCCGGGCGCGGTCATGCCCGGTGACGGCCTTGGCCGCCGCGGCCTCGGACGCCGGCCCGGTGCTCGCCGTCGGGTGGGCGGACGGGCTGGTCGAGTGCCACTCCCTGGACGACGGCGCGGTCCGCGTCTTTCGCCCCGGTCCTCCGGTGCGTTCGCTCGCCGTGACGTCCTCCGGTCTTCTCCTGGTCGGCACGGACGAGACCTTGGTGTGCCTGCGCCCATCCTGAACTCCCCGCACTCGTCCGGTGCCTGCCGGGTGCGGGTTGTCACAGCCACGCCATGGAACGCGTGCGGCCCTTGCGCCCGCACGGCCGCCTCCCGTTAGGGTCTCCCTGTTCCTAGGATGATCATGAGAACGAGGGGGCGTCACGGGGGATGGGCTACACGCTGCCCGGCTGGCTGGACGAGGTCCTGGACTTCATAGGCATCAACTTCCCGAACGTCGACGAGGACGATTACCGCGAGATGGCCGACGCCATGCGGGAGTTCGCCGACAAGTTCGAGGGGCACGGCGCGGACGCGCACAAGGCCGTGGAGCGCGTCCTGTCCTCCTCCCAGGGGTGGGCCGTCGATGCGATGGAGAAGCACTGGTCCCAGGTCAAGGCCGGCCACCTGGACAAGATCCCGGAACTGGCCCGGTTGTTCGGGGAGGCCTGCGACGTCGTCGCCGACATCATCTTCGGCATGAAGACCAAGGCCGAGGCCGAACTCGCCGTCATGGCGGGCTCGGTGGGCCTCTCGGTCGGGCTGGCGT contains:
- a CDS encoding ATP-binding protein, with the protein product MAEEKWGRPAAGREPAAAALLAWLADADAPRLCLVTGSAGCGKSTLLAWLVGHGTRPGVRAERRVHGFVPLAGESVLTATWTLAQQLLVSARTPGELVSALAADKRPTVLVLPELHAADDPATVAELVLRLLESRHVRLIVELRGGGCPVHGLLAGRAAVMDLDEARWTDPERYALWAAAGGSAARPADAGTGTPLPPADLDDPAAVCAADPWQVTRLYERSGHDHGGLRTAWLRAGASLTRARDSAERALVLLAASGDDVDPRLPRRLADLAGGAAWQVVWRRVRGDVRPPWPGPAHALSAGRGELAGIVLVADHQGTVRLVDEKDAGPVGRLPRPVRRARTVAAGSDGTVFLLDGRTGAAAHPARSRHVESHGSLGAAGRRPHASRTPGPGRGDPAGAAGRGVGGRRGTARRGGRHGAGTRLPDGRER